In Rattus norvegicus strain BN/NHsdMcwi chromosome 3, GRCr8, whole genome shotgun sequence, a genomic segment contains:
- the Slc12a5 gene encoding solute carrier family 12 member 5 isoform X5: MALFEEEMDTSPMVSSLLSGLANYTNLPQGSKEHEEAENNEGGKKKPVQAPRMGTFMGVYLPCLQNIFGVILFLRLTWVVGIAGIMESFCMVFICCSCTMLTAISMSAIATNGVVPAGGSYYMISRSLGPEFGGAVGLCFYLGTTFAGAMYILGTIEILLAYLFPAMAIFKAEDASGEAAAMLNNMRVYGTCVLTCMATVVFVGVKYVNKFALVFLGCVILSILAIYAGVIKSAFDPPNFPICLLGNRTLSRHGFDVCAKLAWEGNETVTTRLWGLFCSSRLLNATCDEYFTRNNVTEIQGIPGAASGLIKENLWSSYLTKGVIVERRGMPSVGLADGTPVDMDHPYVFSDMTSYFTLLVGIYFPSVTGIMAGSNRSGDLRDAQKSIPTGTILAIATTSAVYISSVVLFGACIEGVVLRDKFGEAVNGNLVVGTLAWPSPWVIVIGSFFSTCGAGLQSLTGAPRLLQAISRDGIVPFLQVFGHGKANGEPTWALLLTACICEIGILIASLDEVAPILSMFFLMCYMFVNLACAVQTLLRTPNWRPRFRYYHWTLSFLGMSLCLALMFICSWYYALVAMLIAGLIYKYIEYRGAEKEWGDGIRGLSLSAARYALLRLEEGPPHTKNWRPQLLVLVRVDQDQNVVHPQLLSLTSQLKAGKGLTIVGSVLEGTFLDNHPQAQRAEESIRRLMEAEKVKGFCQVVISSNLRDGVSHLIQSGGLGGLQHNTVLVGWPRNWRQKEDHQTWRNFIELVRETTAGHLALLVTKNVSMFPGNPERFSEGSIDVWWIVHDGGMLMLLPFLLRHHKVWRKCKMRIFTVAQMDDNSIQMKKDLTTFLYHLRITAEVEVVEMHESDISAYTYEKTLVMEQRSQILKQMHLTKNEREREIQSITDESRGSIRRKNPANTRLRLNVPEETACDNEEKPEEEVQLIHDQSAPSCPSSSPSPGEEPEGEGETDPEKVHLTWTKDKSAAQKNKGPSPVSSEGIKDFFSMKPEWENLNQSNVRRMHTAVRLNEVIVNKSRDAKLVLLNMPGPPRNRNGDENYMEFLEVLTEQLDRVMLVRGGGREVITIYS, translated from the exons GCCCCACGCATGGGCACCTTCATGGGCGTGTACCTCCCGTGCCTGCAGAACATCTTTGGTGTTATCCTCTTTCTGCGGCTCACTTGGGTGGTGGGAATCGCAGGCATCATGGAGTCCTTCTGCATGGTCTTCATCTGCTGCTCCTGC ACGATGCTCACAGCCATTTCCATGAGCGCAATTGCAACCAATGGTGTTGTGCCTG CTGGTGGCTCCTACTACATGATTTCCAGGTCTCTGGGCCCGGAGTTTGGGGGCGCCGTGGGCCTCTGCTTCTACCTGGGCACTACCTTTGCTGGGGCTATGTACATCCTGGGCACCATCGAGATCCTGCTg GCTTACCTCTTCCCAGCAATGGCCATCTTCAAGGCAGAAGATGCCAGTGGGGAGGCAGCCGCCATGTTGAATAACATGCGGGTGTATGGCACCTGTGTGCTCACCTGCATGGCCACCGTAGTCTTTGTGGGCGTCAAGTACGTGAACAAGTTTGCCCTGGTCTTCCTGGGTTGCGTGATCCTCTCCATCCTGGCCATCTACGCAGGGGTCATCAAGTCTGCCTTCGATCCACCCAATTTCCC GATTTGCCTCCTGGGGAACCGCACGCTGTCTCGCCATGGCTTTGATGTCTGTGCCAAGCTGGCTTGGGAAGGAAATGAGACGGTGACCACACGGCTCTGGGGCCTATTCTGTTCCTCCCGCCTCCTCAATGCCACCTGTGATGAGTACTTCACCCGAAACAATGTCACAGAGATCCAGGGCATTCCTGGTGCTGCAAGTGGCCTCatcaaag AGAACCTGTGGAGTTCCTACCTGACCAAGGGGGTGATCGTGGAGAGGCGTGGGATGCCCTCCGTGGGCCTGGCAGATGGTACCCCCGTTGACATGGACCACCCCTATGTCTTCAGTGATATGACCTCCTACTTCACCCTGCTTGTTGGCATCTATTTCCCCTCAGTCACAG GGATCATGGCTGGCTCGAACCGGTCCGGAGACCTGCGGGATGCCCAGAAGTCTATCCCTACTGGAACTATCTTGGCCATTGCTACGACCTCTGCTGTCT ACATCAGCTCTGTTGTTCTGTTCGGAGCCTGCATCGAAGGGGTCGTCCTACGGGACAA gTTTGGGGAAGCTGTGAATGGCAATCTGGTGGTGGGCACCCTGGCCTGGCCTTCTCCTTGGGTCATTGTCATAGGCTCTTTCTTCTCTACCTGCGGAGCTGGACTACAGAGCCTCACAGGGGCCCCACGCCTGCTGCAGGCCATCTCCCGGGATGGCATAGTGCCCTTCCTGCAG GTCTTTGGCCATGGCAAAGCCAACGGAGAGCCAACCTGGGCGCTGCTGCTGACTGCCTGCATCTGTGAGATCGGCATCCTCATCGCCTCCCTGGATGAGGTCGCCCCTATCCTTTCCAT GTTCTTCCTGATGTGTTACATGTTTGTGAACTTGGCTTGCGCGGTGCAGACACTGCTGAGGACGCCCAACTGGAGGCCACGTTTCCGATATTACCACTG GACCCTCTCCTTCCTGGGCATGAGCCTCTGCCTGGCCCTGATGTTCATTTGCTCCTGGTATTATGCGCTGGTAGCTATGCTCATTGCTGGCCTCATCTATAAGTACATCGAGTACCGGGG GGCAGAGAAGGAGTGGGGGGATGGGATCCGAGGCCTGTCTCTCAGTGCAGCTCGCTATGCTCTCTTGCGTCTGGAGGAAGGACCCCCGCATACAAAGAACTGGAG GCCCCAGCTACTGGTGCTGGTGCGTGTGGACCAGGACCAGAACGTGGTGCACCCGCAGCTGCTGTCCTTGACCTCCCAGCTCAAGGCAGGGAAGGGCCTGACCATTGTGGGCTCTGTCCTTGAGGGCACCTTTCTGGACAACCACCCTCAGGCTCAGCGGGCAGAGGAG TCTATCCGGCGCCTGATGGAGGCTGAGAAGGTGAAGGGCTTCTGCCAGGTAGTGATCTCCTCCAACCTGCGTGACGGTGTGTCCCACCTGATCCAATCCGGGGGCCTCGGGGGCCTGCAACACAACACTGTGCTAGTGGGCTGGCCTCGCAACTGGCGACAGAAGGAGGATCATCAGACATGGAGGAACTTCATCG AACTCGTCCGGGAAACTACAGCTGGCCACCTCGCCCTGCTGGTCACCAAGAATGTTTCCATGTTCCCCGGGAACCCTGAGCGTTTCTCTGAGGGCAGCATTGACGTGTGGTGGATCGTGCACGACGGGGGCATGCTCATGCTGTTGCCCTTCCTCCTGCGTCACCACAAG GTCTGGAGGAAATGCAAAATGCGGATCTTCACCGTGGCGCAGATGGATGACAACAGCATTCAGATGAAGAAAGACCTGACCACGTTTCTGTACCACTTACGAATTACTGCAGAGGTGGAAGTCGTGGAGATG CACGAGAGCGACATCTCAGCATACACCTACGAGAAGACATTGGTAATGGAACAACGTTCTCAGATCCTCAAACAGATGCACCTCACCAAGAACGAGCGGGAACGGGAG ATCCAGAGCATCACAGATGAATCTCGGGGCTCCATTCGGAGGAAGAATCCAGCCAACACTCGGCTCCGCCTCAATGTTCCCGAAGAGACAGCTTGTGACAACgaggagaagccagaagaggag GTGCAGCTGATCCATGACCAGAGTGCTCCCAGCTGCCCTAGCAGCTCGCCGTCTCCAGGGGAGGAgcctgagggggagggggagacagaccCAGAGAAGGTGCATCTCACCTGGACCAAGGATAAGTCAGCGGCTCAGAAGAACAAAGGCCCCAGTCCCGTCTCCTCGGAGGGGATCAAGGACTTCTTCAGCATGAAGCC gGAGTGGGAAAACTT GAACCAGTCCAACGTGCGGCGCATGCACACAGCTGTGCGGCTGAACGAGGTCATCGTGAATAAATCCCGGGATGCCAAGTTGGTGTTGCTCAACATGCCCGGGCCTCCCCGCAACCGCAATGGAGATGAAAACT ACATGGAATTCCTGGAGGTCCTCACTGAGCAACTGGACCGGGTGATGCTGGTCCGCGGTGGTGGCCGAGAGGTCATCACCATCTACTCCTGA
- the Slc12a5 gene encoding solute carrier family 12 member 5 isoform X3 — protein MLDEGGDGNPKESSPFINSTDTEKGREYDGRNMALFEEEMDTSPMVSSLLSGLANYTNLPQGSKEHEEAENNEGGKKKPVQAPRMGTFMGVYLPCLQNIFGVILFLRLTWVVGIAGIMESFCMVFICCSCTMLTAISMSAIATNGVVPAGGSYYMISRSLGPEFGGAVGLCFYLGTTFAGAMYILGTIEILLAYLFPAMAIFKAEDASGEAAAMLNNMRVYGTCVLTCMATVVFVGVKYVNKFALVFLGCVILSILAIYAGVIKSAFDPPNFPICLLGNRTLSRHGFDVCAKLAWEGNETVTTRLWGLFCSSRLLNATCDEYFTRNNVTEIQGIPGAASGLIKENLWSSYLTKGVIVERRGMPSVGLADGTPVDMDHPYVFSDMTSYFTLLVGIYFPSVTGIMAGSNRSGDLRDAQKSIPTGTILAIATTSAVYISSVVLFGACIEGVVLRDKFGEAVNGNLVVGTLAWPSPWVIVIGSFFSTCGAGLQSLTGAPRLLQAISRDGIVPFLQVFGHGKANGEPTWALLLTACICEIGILIASLDEVAPILSMFFLMCYMFVNLACAVQTLLRTPNWRPRFRYYHWTLSFLGMSLCLALMFICSWYYALVAMLIAGLIYKYIEYRGAEKEWGDGIRGLSLSAARYALLRLEEGPPHTKNWRPQLLVLVRVDQDQNVVHPQLLSLTSQLKAGKGLTIVGSVLEGTFLDNHPQAQRAEESIRRLMEAEKVKGFCQVVISSNLRDGVSHLIQSGGLGGLQHNTVLVGWPRNWRQKEDHQTWRNFIELVRETTAGHLALLVTKNVSMFPGNPERFSEGSIDVWWIVHDGGMLMLLPFLLRHHKVWRKCKMRIFTVAQMDDNSIQMKKDLTTFLYHLRITAEVEVVEMHESDISAYTYEKTLVMEQRSQILKQMHLTKNEREREIQSITDESRGSIRRKNPANTRLRLNVPEETACDNEEKPEEEVQLIHDQSAPSCPSSSPSPGEEPEGEGETDPEKVHLTWTKDKSAAQKNKGPSPVSSEGIKDFFSMKPEWENLNQSNVRRMHTAVRLNEVIVNKSRDAKLVLLNMPGPPRNRNGDENYMEFLEVLTEQLDRVMLVRGGGREVITIYS, from the exons GCCCCACGCATGGGCACCTTCATGGGCGTGTACCTCCCGTGCCTGCAGAACATCTTTGGTGTTATCCTCTTTCTGCGGCTCACTTGGGTGGTGGGAATCGCAGGCATCATGGAGTCCTTCTGCATGGTCTTCATCTGCTGCTCCTGC ACGATGCTCACAGCCATTTCCATGAGCGCAATTGCAACCAATGGTGTTGTGCCTG CTGGTGGCTCCTACTACATGATTTCCAGGTCTCTGGGCCCGGAGTTTGGGGGCGCCGTGGGCCTCTGCTTCTACCTGGGCACTACCTTTGCTGGGGCTATGTACATCCTGGGCACCATCGAGATCCTGCTg GCTTACCTCTTCCCAGCAATGGCCATCTTCAAGGCAGAAGATGCCAGTGGGGAGGCAGCCGCCATGTTGAATAACATGCGGGTGTATGGCACCTGTGTGCTCACCTGCATGGCCACCGTAGTCTTTGTGGGCGTCAAGTACGTGAACAAGTTTGCCCTGGTCTTCCTGGGTTGCGTGATCCTCTCCATCCTGGCCATCTACGCAGGGGTCATCAAGTCTGCCTTCGATCCACCCAATTTCCC GATTTGCCTCCTGGGGAACCGCACGCTGTCTCGCCATGGCTTTGATGTCTGTGCCAAGCTGGCTTGGGAAGGAAATGAGACGGTGACCACACGGCTCTGGGGCCTATTCTGTTCCTCCCGCCTCCTCAATGCCACCTGTGATGAGTACTTCACCCGAAACAATGTCACAGAGATCCAGGGCATTCCTGGTGCTGCAAGTGGCCTCatcaaag AGAACCTGTGGAGTTCCTACCTGACCAAGGGGGTGATCGTGGAGAGGCGTGGGATGCCCTCCGTGGGCCTGGCAGATGGTACCCCCGTTGACATGGACCACCCCTATGTCTTCAGTGATATGACCTCCTACTTCACCCTGCTTGTTGGCATCTATTTCCCCTCAGTCACAG GGATCATGGCTGGCTCGAACCGGTCCGGAGACCTGCGGGATGCCCAGAAGTCTATCCCTACTGGAACTATCTTGGCCATTGCTACGACCTCTGCTGTCT ACATCAGCTCTGTTGTTCTGTTCGGAGCCTGCATCGAAGGGGTCGTCCTACGGGACAA gTTTGGGGAAGCTGTGAATGGCAATCTGGTGGTGGGCACCCTGGCCTGGCCTTCTCCTTGGGTCATTGTCATAGGCTCTTTCTTCTCTACCTGCGGAGCTGGACTACAGAGCCTCACAGGGGCCCCACGCCTGCTGCAGGCCATCTCCCGGGATGGCATAGTGCCCTTCCTGCAG GTCTTTGGCCATGGCAAAGCCAACGGAGAGCCAACCTGGGCGCTGCTGCTGACTGCCTGCATCTGTGAGATCGGCATCCTCATCGCCTCCCTGGATGAGGTCGCCCCTATCCTTTCCAT GTTCTTCCTGATGTGTTACATGTTTGTGAACTTGGCTTGCGCGGTGCAGACACTGCTGAGGACGCCCAACTGGAGGCCACGTTTCCGATATTACCACTG GACCCTCTCCTTCCTGGGCATGAGCCTCTGCCTGGCCCTGATGTTCATTTGCTCCTGGTATTATGCGCTGGTAGCTATGCTCATTGCTGGCCTCATCTATAAGTACATCGAGTACCGGGG GGCAGAGAAGGAGTGGGGGGATGGGATCCGAGGCCTGTCTCTCAGTGCAGCTCGCTATGCTCTCTTGCGTCTGGAGGAAGGACCCCCGCATACAAAGAACTGGAG GCCCCAGCTACTGGTGCTGGTGCGTGTGGACCAGGACCAGAACGTGGTGCACCCGCAGCTGCTGTCCTTGACCTCCCAGCTCAAGGCAGGGAAGGGCCTGACCATTGTGGGCTCTGTCCTTGAGGGCACCTTTCTGGACAACCACCCTCAGGCTCAGCGGGCAGAGGAG TCTATCCGGCGCCTGATGGAGGCTGAGAAGGTGAAGGGCTTCTGCCAGGTAGTGATCTCCTCCAACCTGCGTGACGGTGTGTCCCACCTGATCCAATCCGGGGGCCTCGGGGGCCTGCAACACAACACTGTGCTAGTGGGCTGGCCTCGCAACTGGCGACAGAAGGAGGATCATCAGACATGGAGGAACTTCATCG AACTCGTCCGGGAAACTACAGCTGGCCACCTCGCCCTGCTGGTCACCAAGAATGTTTCCATGTTCCCCGGGAACCCTGAGCGTTTCTCTGAGGGCAGCATTGACGTGTGGTGGATCGTGCACGACGGGGGCATGCTCATGCTGTTGCCCTTCCTCCTGCGTCACCACAAG GTCTGGAGGAAATGCAAAATGCGGATCTTCACCGTGGCGCAGATGGATGACAACAGCATTCAGATGAAGAAAGACCTGACCACGTTTCTGTACCACTTACGAATTACTGCAGAGGTGGAAGTCGTGGAGATG CACGAGAGCGACATCTCAGCATACACCTACGAGAAGACATTGGTAATGGAACAACGTTCTCAGATCCTCAAACAGATGCACCTCACCAAGAACGAGCGGGAACGGGAG ATCCAGAGCATCACAGATGAATCTCGGGGCTCCATTCGGAGGAAGAATCCAGCCAACACTCGGCTCCGCCTCAATGTTCCCGAAGAGACAGCTTGTGACAACgaggagaagccagaagaggag GTGCAGCTGATCCATGACCAGAGTGCTCCCAGCTGCCCTAGCAGCTCGCCGTCTCCAGGGGAGGAgcctgagggggagggggagacagaccCAGAGAAGGTGCATCTCACCTGGACCAAGGATAAGTCAGCGGCTCAGAAGAACAAAGGCCCCAGTCCCGTCTCCTCGGAGGGGATCAAGGACTTCTTCAGCATGAAGCC gGAGTGGGAAAACTT GAACCAGTCCAACGTGCGGCGCATGCACACAGCTGTGCGGCTGAACGAGGTCATCGTGAATAAATCCCGGGATGCCAAGTTGGTGTTGCTCAACATGCCCGGGCCTCCCCGCAACCGCAATGGAGATGAAAACT ACATGGAATTCCTGGAGGTCCTCACTGAGCAACTGGACCGGGTGATGCTGGTCCGCGGTGGTGGCCGAGAGGTCATCACCATCTACTCCTGA
- the Slc12a5 gene encoding solute carrier family 12 member 5 isoform 2 (isoform 2 is encoded by transcript variant 2), whose protein sequence is MLNNLTDCEDGDGGANPGDGNPKESSPFINSTDTEKGREYDGRNMALFEEEMDTSPMVSSLLSGLANYTNLPQGSKEHEEAENNEGGKKKPVQAPRMGTFMGVYLPCLQNIFGVILFLRLTWVVGIAGIMESFCMVFICCSCTMLTAISMSAIATNGVVPAGGSYYMISRSLGPEFGGAVGLCFYLGTTFAGAMYILGTIEILLAYLFPAMAIFKAEDASGEAAAMLNNMRVYGTCVLTCMATVVFVGVKYVNKFALVFLGCVILSILAIYAGVIKSAFDPPNFPICLLGNRTLSRHGFDVCAKLAWEGNETVTTRLWGLFCSSRLLNATCDEYFTRNNVTEIQGIPGAASGLIKENLWSSYLTKGVIVERRGMPSVGLADGTPVDMDHPYVFSDMTSYFTLLVGIYFPSVTGIMAGSNRSGDLRDAQKSIPTGTILAIATTSAVYISSVVLFGACIEGVVLRDKFGEAVNGNLVVGTLAWPSPWVIVIGSFFSTCGAGLQSLTGAPRLLQAISRDGIVPFLQVFGHGKANGEPTWALLLTACICEIGILIASLDEVAPILSMFFLMCYMFVNLACAVQTLLRTPNWRPRFRYYHWTLSFLGMSLCLALMFICSWYYALVAMLIAGLIYKYIEYRGAEKEWGDGIRGLSLSAARYALLRLEEGPPHTKNWRPQLLVLVRVDQDQNVVHPQLLSLTSQLKAGKGLTIVGSVLEGTFLDNHPQAQRAEESIRRLMEAEKVKGFCQVVISSNLRDGVSHLIQSGGLGGLQHNTVLVGWPRNWRQKEDHQTWRNFIELVRETTAGHLALLVTKNVSMFPGNPERFSEGSIDVWWIVHDGGMLMLLPFLLRHHKVWRKCKMRIFTVAQMDDNSIQMKKDLTTFLYHLRITAEVEVVEMHESDISAYTYEKTLVMEQRSQILKQMHLTKNEREREIQSITDESRGSIRRKNPANTRLRLNVPEETACDNEEKPEEEVQLIHDQSAPSCPSSSPSPGEEPEGEGETDPEKVHLTWTKDKSAAQKNKGPSPVSSEGIKDFFSMKPEWENLNQSNVRRMHTAVRLNEVIVNKSRDAKLVLLNMPGPPRNRNGDENYMEFLEVLTEQLDRVMLVRGGGREVITIYS, encoded by the exons GCCCCACGCATGGGCACCTTCATGGGCGTGTACCTCCCGTGCCTGCAGAACATCTTTGGTGTTATCCTCTTTCTGCGGCTCACTTGGGTGGTGGGAATCGCAGGCATCATGGAGTCCTTCTGCATGGTCTTCATCTGCTGCTCCTGC ACGATGCTCACAGCCATTTCCATGAGCGCAATTGCAACCAATGGTGTTGTGCCTG CTGGTGGCTCCTACTACATGATTTCCAGGTCTCTGGGCCCGGAGTTTGGGGGCGCCGTGGGCCTCTGCTTCTACCTGGGCACTACCTTTGCTGGGGCTATGTACATCCTGGGCACCATCGAGATCCTGCTg GCTTACCTCTTCCCAGCAATGGCCATCTTCAAGGCAGAAGATGCCAGTGGGGAGGCAGCCGCCATGTTGAATAACATGCGGGTGTATGGCACCTGTGTGCTCACCTGCATGGCCACCGTAGTCTTTGTGGGCGTCAAGTACGTGAACAAGTTTGCCCTGGTCTTCCTGGGTTGCGTGATCCTCTCCATCCTGGCCATCTACGCAGGGGTCATCAAGTCTGCCTTCGATCCACCCAATTTCCC GATTTGCCTCCTGGGGAACCGCACGCTGTCTCGCCATGGCTTTGATGTCTGTGCCAAGCTGGCTTGGGAAGGAAATGAGACGGTGACCACACGGCTCTGGGGCCTATTCTGTTCCTCCCGCCTCCTCAATGCCACCTGTGATGAGTACTTCACCCGAAACAATGTCACAGAGATCCAGGGCATTCCTGGTGCTGCAAGTGGCCTCatcaaag AGAACCTGTGGAGTTCCTACCTGACCAAGGGGGTGATCGTGGAGAGGCGTGGGATGCCCTCCGTGGGCCTGGCAGATGGTACCCCCGTTGACATGGACCACCCCTATGTCTTCAGTGATATGACCTCCTACTTCACCCTGCTTGTTGGCATCTATTTCCCCTCAGTCACAG GGATCATGGCTGGCTCGAACCGGTCCGGAGACCTGCGGGATGCCCAGAAGTCTATCCCTACTGGAACTATCTTGGCCATTGCTACGACCTCTGCTGTCT ACATCAGCTCTGTTGTTCTGTTCGGAGCCTGCATCGAAGGGGTCGTCCTACGGGACAA gTTTGGGGAAGCTGTGAATGGCAATCTGGTGGTGGGCACCCTGGCCTGGCCTTCTCCTTGGGTCATTGTCATAGGCTCTTTCTTCTCTACCTGCGGAGCTGGACTACAGAGCCTCACAGGGGCCCCACGCCTGCTGCAGGCCATCTCCCGGGATGGCATAGTGCCCTTCCTGCAG GTCTTTGGCCATGGCAAAGCCAACGGAGAGCCAACCTGGGCGCTGCTGCTGACTGCCTGCATCTGTGAGATCGGCATCCTCATCGCCTCCCTGGATGAGGTCGCCCCTATCCTTTCCAT GTTCTTCCTGATGTGTTACATGTTTGTGAACTTGGCTTGCGCGGTGCAGACACTGCTGAGGACGCCCAACTGGAGGCCACGTTTCCGATATTACCACTG GACCCTCTCCTTCCTGGGCATGAGCCTCTGCCTGGCCCTGATGTTCATTTGCTCCTGGTATTATGCGCTGGTAGCTATGCTCATTGCTGGCCTCATCTATAAGTACATCGAGTACCGGGG GGCAGAGAAGGAGTGGGGGGATGGGATCCGAGGCCTGTCTCTCAGTGCAGCTCGCTATGCTCTCTTGCGTCTGGAGGAAGGACCCCCGCATACAAAGAACTGGAG GCCCCAGCTACTGGTGCTGGTGCGTGTGGACCAGGACCAGAACGTGGTGCACCCGCAGCTGCTGTCCTTGACCTCCCAGCTCAAGGCAGGGAAGGGCCTGACCATTGTGGGCTCTGTCCTTGAGGGCACCTTTCTGGACAACCACCCTCAGGCTCAGCGGGCAGAGGAG TCTATCCGGCGCCTGATGGAGGCTGAGAAGGTGAAGGGCTTCTGCCAGGTAGTGATCTCCTCCAACCTGCGTGACGGTGTGTCCCACCTGATCCAATCCGGGGGCCTCGGGGGCCTGCAACACAACACTGTGCTAGTGGGCTGGCCTCGCAACTGGCGACAGAAGGAGGATCATCAGACATGGAGGAACTTCATCG AACTCGTCCGGGAAACTACAGCTGGCCACCTCGCCCTGCTGGTCACCAAGAATGTTTCCATGTTCCCCGGGAACCCTGAGCGTTTCTCTGAGGGCAGCATTGACGTGTGGTGGATCGTGCACGACGGGGGCATGCTCATGCTGTTGCCCTTCCTCCTGCGTCACCACAAG GTCTGGAGGAAATGCAAAATGCGGATCTTCACCGTGGCGCAGATGGATGACAACAGCATTCAGATGAAGAAAGACCTGACCACGTTTCTGTACCACTTACGAATTACTGCAGAGGTGGAAGTCGTGGAGATG CACGAGAGCGACATCTCAGCATACACCTACGAGAAGACATTGGTAATGGAACAACGTTCTCAGATCCTCAAACAGATGCACCTCACCAAGAACGAGCGGGAACGGGAG ATCCAGAGCATCACAGATGAATCTCGGGGCTCCATTCGGAGGAAGAATCCAGCCAACACTCGGCTCCGCCTCAATGTTCCCGAAGAGACAGCTTGTGACAACgaggagaagccagaagaggag GTGCAGCTGATCCATGACCAGAGTGCTCCCAGCTGCCCTAGCAGCTCGCCGTCTCCAGGGGAGGAgcctgagggggagggggagacagaccCAGAGAAGGTGCATCTCACCTGGACCAAGGATAAGTCAGCGGCTCAGAAGAACAAAGGCCCCAGTCCCGTCTCCTCGGAGGGGATCAAGGACTTCTTCAGCATGAAGCC gGAGTGGGAAAACTT GAACCAGTCCAACGTGCGGCGCATGCACACAGCTGTGCGGCTGAACGAGGTCATCGTGAATAAATCCCGGGATGCCAAGTTGGTGTTGCTCAACATGCCCGGGCCTCCCCGCAACCGCAATGGAGATGAAAACT ACATGGAATTCCTGGAGGTCCTCACTGAGCAACTGGACCGGGTGATGCTGGTCCGCGGTGGTGGCCGAGAGGTCATCACCATCTACTCCTGA